TCCAACTTTATAATGTACGGCAACAATGGCTAGCATGTCCCTTTTGTTTTGTCTAGTAGCCAAGAAATGGGTTCCACGTTTAGAGATAACGTGAAGCCTACTGTATACATGTTCTAGATCATTACAGTCCGATAAGTTTCAGCTATAGAACTTCAGTACAGTGACAAGAACACCATTATGTGTGCATGAATGATGAATGATTAAGTGCTATCTGAGCTCCTCACACCATTTTTACtaataaggtacacgtgcattgcacgcatgagatttggcaaccaaattatgaataaacacCACATTatatatagcatgtaagctttgagtcatatatgcatgatgtagatgttcgtttaattcatctcattcaaaatcatttagttttaataaaaaagctaatctattttaagattcatgaaaTTGTGTATTGTAAagtataaagtaaaaacaaataatggcaattcatgtagAAATTTTTtggggcaattatgatacggaagattctagaacaaagaagaagtgcttgtattttgaggtttgtgcattatactTAAGTTTAACTAtgaagtcttctagattgtacatgtggcaaaatctgttggaatatagatgatatccaacggctagtagtgctcggatttgccagctctgcaccgtcggagtggcttcatccaacgaccatctttcaaaattattcgcacactatataaggGTATAGATGTGACTTGTGTAATTCAGGTATTCTGCCTATGGAGCGAGGACTTCGGCGATGGAGCAGCACAACCAGCTCATCATTGCGGCCATGGACACCGCCATGGACAACTACTCATGGCGCCTGATGCCGGCCCAGAACTCGTCCTTCTCACTCTCCAGCTACCCCATACTGGCAACCCTGAGCGACCTGGACCAGAGCACGATTTGCTCGCTGGCCAAGATGGAGAGGGAGCCGCTGTCCTTCTTTGACGGTGGCGGCGGTTTCGACGACGACGAGTCGGCGGTGAAGCAGGAGAACCAGACGCTGCGGCCCTTCTTTGACGAGTGGCCCAAGGATAGGGACTCGTGGCCGGAGTTGCATGACCATGGCGCCAACAGAAATGCCAACGCCGCCTTCTCGGCCACCAAGATGTCCATCTCCATCCCGGTGACCAGCTTCGACTTCTCCGCCACCGCCGGATCCCGCTCGCCCAACGGTGTATACTCCCGGTGAATGGCGTCCGCCGGCCGGCCTGATCTGTGCTGATTTGCCGAAGTCACGACGTACGTACTCAAATCATCACAGATGAGTGAACCGAATCGACGACCCCGATCGAATGCGTCTGTGAGCTGACTGCCGCCTGCCTGTTGGCTTGCCCATTTTGTATGGATGCTGCCTTATTTATCAATGGTCGTGCAGCACGAACAGAACACTACTTCGTTAATTTTCTTTCCTTATAATTTCACAACGTTTTGCTTGATTTTCTGGGTTTTGTTTTGTCGTGTGTCGGCCGGAACAGTATGAAGTTCTCTATAGCTTCGATGGTCATGCACGACATCGTTTGACTGTTTCCCACACActtagactacccatagtgggagtaacataggtagtaatatcacacatatttagataaaatagatgatatgGCAAAtaataaatgaagaaaaagaggcatgtggtaacatagctagttactagtagtatgagtaacatcacatatatcaaggcaagatgagtctatagcctaataaatgaatgttgcatgttaccacacatatgttactccccattatgaaggtagtaacatagagtagtaacatgagcATGTTATTACTCTATGTTGCTcatcagtggcggagctagatgcAGATTACGCCTGGGGCTGTGCTATGTTGAGTGATAAACTTCTATGATTTTTtatgctttgcataaaaaattacAAAAGAAGTTGTTTCTAGgcctggggctatagccctagctgccccgggcctgtctccgccactgtTGCTCATGTTATTACTTTATATTATTGCTCATGTTATTACtctatgtt
The window above is part of the Triticum aestivum cultivar Chinese Spring chromosome 2A, IWGSC CS RefSeq v2.1, whole genome shotgun sequence genome. Proteins encoded here:
- the LOC123191860 gene encoding growth-regulating factor 3-like — translated: MDDSMYTHDERQWDGLEEAMALSAVGDVAFPKLQMVGVEEERREDPPAAFQQLLGQGWGWSCMADEMADAVGVNWRPTPPRYSAYGARTSAMEQHNQLIIAAMDTAMDNYSWRLMPAQNSSFSLSSYPILATLSDLDQSTICSLAKMEREPLSFFDGGGGFDDDESAVKQENQTLRPFFDEWPKDRDSWPELHDHGANRNANAAFSATKMSISIPVTSFDFSATAGSRSPNGVYSR